The genome window AAGGCTAAGATGTTGACTTGTAGAAACAAATATTTAATAAAGGGAAGGCGAGGTAATTATTTAGAAGCTTTGATGTTTTGAAGGATGATGTAGATAAATAGATGATTATCTTTATAAGAAATGCCTCATTGCATTACAAATAAAATTTAGAGTTTTATTGGAGGTATAAGATGTATGGATTAAAGGATTTAACGAAAGTATTTCAGACAGTCAAGGAAATCACTTTTGATGATCATTCTAAGATTGTCTTCATGAGTGATTGTCATCGGGGGGATGGGAGTTGGGGAGATAATTTTTCTAAGAATCAAAATTTTTTCTTTGCTGCCTTGACCCATTATTACAATGAAGGTTATACCTATATAGAAATTGGTGATGGAGATGAACTTTGGGAGAATAAAAGATTTTCCGATATTCTAGAAATGCACAAGGATGCCTTTTGGATTTTATCTAAATTTTATCAGAAAGGTAGATTGTATTTTATTTATGGAAATCACGATATCGTCAAAAAAGATGAAAAATTTGTGAAGAAAAACTTATCTAAATACTTTGATGAAAGAAAAAACAAAGTTGCTGTTTTGTTTGATAATATAGAGATTCATGAAGGATTGGTTTTAAGACATAAAAAAACCAATAATAAGATTTTCTTAGTCCATGGGCATCAAGTGGATTTTCTAAACAGTAAGTTGTGGAGAGCAAGTAGGTTTTTGGTGAGATATTTGTGGAGACCCTTGGAGACCTATGGAATAAAAAATCCAGCAAGTCCAGCAAAAAACTATGAGAAAAGGGGAAGCATAGATAAGGCTCTTATGGAATGGGTCAAGAGGGAAAGGCATATGCTTATCGCAGGTCATACCCATAAACCTATATTTCCTGAAGTGGGTCAGTTGCCTTATTTTAATGATGGAAGTTGCGTACACCCCCGGTGTATAACCGCTATAGAGATTGAACGAGGATATATAAAACTTGTAAAATGGTCTATGAAAACAAGGGAAGATGGAAGCTTATTCATTGGGAGAGAGATTTTAGCAGGACCTGAAAAAGTCAATGATTATTTTTCCTCTAAAGAAACTGCTCAAGAGGATTTGGCCCTTATATAGGCCAATAAAACTTTTATTCCTCTTGGGCAGTTTCTTGGGTAGTTTTTGAATTTTTCATTAAAGTGGCTCTGCTGATAATATTCGAACCATATTTATTCCTTAGAGTATCCATGACTTGATCAATTTTTTCATGCTTATTCTCTTGAACTCTTTGAAAAAAACACAGCTGTTGGGAGATAGGATCCTCATCAAAGGATTTCAGGGTGATGCCAATCAAACGCACAGCTTTAGAAGGATGAATATTCTTTTTCAGTAAGGCAAAGCCTGCATTATAGATGTCCTTTGTATAACAAGTAGGGGCTACAGTAACTTGGCGGGTGATGGTTTTAAAGTCTGAATACTTTATGACAATCTGTACACTATGACCTTTTTTATTATATTTTCTAGCTGTCCTACCGATATCTTCCGAAAGTGCCATAAGAATATGCTTTAGACTTTCTAAATGGGTAATATCCTCGGGCAAAGTCATTGAGCGACCTATGGACTTTATATCTTCTATGGAATTTATCTTAACGGGTGAAAAATCCAATCCCTTAGCATACTGTTGTAGCTGGACACCAATTTTTCCAAGGGATTTATAGATATAATTGGGATCTGATTTTGCCAATTCTCCTATGGTCTTTATCCCCATGTGATAAAAATTCTCGGCGGTCTTTTCTCCTATTCCGTACATGGATCTTAGGGGAAGAGGCCACAGTTTTTTTTGTACATCCTTTTGCCAAAGTTCTGTGATGCCTAAGGGTTTTTTTATGTCAGCAGCCACCTTAGAAAGAAACTTATTTTCGGATATTCCTATAGAACACCAAAGACCAAGGTTTACCCGGATATCTTCCATAATCTTTTTTGCCGCCTCTAAAGGAGGACCAAATAATCCCCCTGTACCTGTCATATCTAGCCAGGCCTCATCAATACTATTTTTCTCTACAAGGGGACTATAATTAGACAGTAAGGCCATTAGATCATTGGACCTTTCTTGGTAAAATTCATGATCAGGGGGTACCAAAAGCATGTGAGGACATAGTTTTAAAGCCTTATGTAATACCATAGCAGTTTTTACTCCGAATTTTCTCGCCTCATAGTTAGCAGCCAAAATAATGCCAGTACGCTTTTGGGGACTACCTGCCACAGCAGCGGGTCTCCCTTGGAGTTTTGGATTTCTAGTCATTTCACAGCTTATAAAGAAGGCATTCATATCCACAAGAAATACCACTTTCTGCATAACAAATCTTCCCTTCCTTTTGCTTTGATTATATTATATCATAGTCTAATAGGGGAATGGATAAAGAAAGCATGGAGGGAAAAGCTAGGATTTATAAGCTTATTCATCAGATAAGGAAAATCCAACAAAAATTTAAGTGCCTAAGGAGGTAAGAAAATGAAGACTTTAAGATTAGAAAAAGTATTAAAATCTATGGAAGAATCTAAACTAAGTCAAATACTAGTCACAGATCCTGTTTCAATATTTTATTTGACTGGAAAGTGGATTCACCCTGGAGAAAGAATGTTAGTATTATATATAAATATCCAGGGGAATCACAAATTATTTATCAATGAGCTTTTTCCTGTGGAAGAAGAGCTGGGAGCTGAAAAAATTTGGTTTAATGATACAGACAATCCCATAGACATTCTTATCAATTACTTGGACAAAGATCATGCTCTAGGAATAGATAAAAACTGGCCAGCACATTTTTTAATATCTCTTATGGATAAAAAGGTTATCCCACAATTTATTAATGGATCTTTTATTGTAGATGATTTAAGAATGATGAAGGATCAAGAAGAGATTGAATTAATGAAAGAAGCCTCTAGATTAAATGATGAGGCCATGGGAAAATTAATTAATGAAATTTCTAATGCTCATAGTGAATTGGATATGATCGCAAGATTAGATAAAATTTATAAAAACATAGGGGCCGATGGATTTTCCTTTACGCCCATTATTGGTTACGGTGCCAATGCTGCTGACCCACACCATAACTCAGATCACACAAAATTAAAAAGAGGAGATAGTATAGTACTGGATATTGGTTGTCTTAAAAATAGCTATTGCTCTGATATGACGAGAACAGTATTTTATAAGGAAGTGTCACCCAAGGCCAAAGAAGTATATCAGGTTGTTTTAGAGGCCAATAAAAGAGGTATAGAGACAGTAAAACCTGGGGCAAAATTTTGTGATATTGATAGAGCAACAAGAAATTATATTGAAGAGGCTGGCTATGGAAAGTATTTTACCCATAGGACGGGACATTCTATAGGGATTGAGGTCCATGATAAAGGAGATGTTTCATCAACCAATACTGAAGTGTTGAAACCAGGGATGATATTCTCTATAGAGCCCGGCATCTATATTCCGGGAGAAGTGGGTGTAAGAATAGAAGATCTTGTCTTGGTAACGGAAGATGGATATGAGGTT of Irregularibacter muris contains these proteins:
- a CDS encoding M24 family metallopeptidase, encoding MKTLRLEKVLKSMEESKLSQILVTDPVSIFYLTGKWIHPGERMLVLYINIQGNHKLFINELFPVEEELGAEKIWFNDTDNPIDILINYLDKDHALGIDKNWPAHFLISLMDKKVIPQFINGSFIVDDLRMMKDQEEIELMKEASRLNDEAMGKLINEISNAHSELDMIARLDKIYKNIGADGFSFTPIIGYGANAADPHHNSDHTKLKRGDSIVLDIGCLKNSYCSDMTRTVFYKEVSPKAKEVYQVVLEANKRGIETVKPGAKFCDIDRATRNYIEEAGYGKYFTHRTGHSIGIEVHDKGDVSSTNTEVLKPGMIFSIEPGIYIPGEVGVRIEDLVLVTEDGYEVLNHFNKELQVIE
- a CDS encoding DNA polymerase IV, whose amino-acid sequence is MQKVVFLVDMNAFFISCEMTRNPKLQGRPAAVAGSPQKRTGIILAANYEARKFGVKTAMVLHKALKLCPHMLLVPPDHEFYQERSNDLMALLSNYSPLVEKNSIDEAWLDMTGTGGLFGPPLEAAKKIMEDIRVNLGLWCSIGISENKFLSKVAADIKKPLGITELWQKDVQKKLWPLPLRSMYGIGEKTAENFYHMGIKTIGELAKSDPNYIYKSLGKIGVQLQQYAKGLDFSPVKINSIEDIKSIGRSMTLPEDITHLESLKHILMALSEDIGRTARKYNKKGHSVQIVIKYSDFKTITRQVTVAPTCYTKDIYNAGFALLKKNIHPSKAVRLIGITLKSFDEDPISQQLCFFQRVQENKHEKIDQVMDTLRNKYGSNIISRATLMKNSKTTQETAQEE
- a CDS encoding metallophosphoesterase, with the translated sequence MYGLKDLTKVFQTVKEITFDDHSKIVFMSDCHRGDGSWGDNFSKNQNFFFAALTHYYNEGYTYIEIGDGDELWENKRFSDILEMHKDAFWILSKFYQKGRLYFIYGNHDIVKKDEKFVKKNLSKYFDERKNKVAVLFDNIEIHEGLVLRHKKTNNKIFLVHGHQVDFLNSKLWRASRFLVRYLWRPLETYGIKNPASPAKNYEKRGSIDKALMEWVKRERHMLIAGHTHKPIFPEVGQLPYFNDGSCVHPRCITAIEIERGYIKLVKWSMKTREDGSLFIGREILAGPEKVNDYFSSKETAQEDLALI